A stretch of DNA from Halorubrum sp. BOL3-1:
GGCAAGGGGATCTTCACTGGGTGGCTCTCTGTTGGCGGCGAGCCGATGACGGTGAACAGCGAGAACTTCCCATACTACCTCAGTAACCCCGGAATCGATCGGGAGACGGGAGACGTTGAAGACGGTGAGCCCGCCGTGTTCAGACACGCTCTCGTTGCGGGCTCGACCGGGAAGGGGAAAACCCACTTCACGAAGAACGTGTTGCGGCAGTTTGTCTCTGAGAAGCGCTATCCAATTCGCCACCACGATACAGGCGAAAAAGAACAGCGACGGCTCAATCTCGTTATCATCGACCCCGAAAACGAGTACTGGGAGATGCGTGAGGACAACGACGCCGTCGTGAACGATGACGCGATACAGCGGGAACTCCGCCGACACAACGTCAAACACGGGGGCGTCGACGACCTCAATGTGTTCGTCCCGCAGGTTGCCGGCACGAATGCCCCCTCGACGATGGAGAGTCGTGAGCTCTCGATCCCCTTCGAGGTCGTCCGTGGCCGGCCGGAAATGCTGATGCCGTACACGCCGACTGAGGTCACGCGCGGCGCAATCGAAGACTGTATCAACGCGTACTTTTCGTGCTTCGATTCGCAGGGTGGCTACCCGGACCGCTCTGTAGACCGCCCGAAATACGTTGATTTCCTCGAGTTCCTCGACGAGCACGATTACGATGAGAGCCGGCTACGCGAGGAGAACAACATTGCCGGCGGAACGTGGAGTGCAGTGAACCGGCGCGTCGACCGTGACACGTTCCGGCAGGTGTTCGACCAAGGAACCGCGTTCCTCCCGGACGTCTCCGATACCGTGTTCCGCGAAGGGCAGGTGACGGTGATCCCGACGAGTCACCTCAACGGTGGGAAAGAGAGTCTCACGGTCTTGTCGATCCTCTCGTACATCATCGAGAACAAAATCGACGATTATCAGGTGGATCCGGCGGTTCGTGACACGCCGATGCTCGTCGCGGTTGACGAAGCGCACAACTACCTGGCGAGTGCGAGCAGCCTCCGCGAAGAGTATATTCTCCGACGGGCGCGTGTCGCCGTCAAGCAGGGTCGAAAATACAAGCTCGGACTATGTCTCATTACACAGAATCCGGATGACGTCGATGACGACGTGATCAAGCAAATCAATACGAACATCTTCCTCGGCCTGAAGGCGGAGGTCGTCGATGACGTGCCGTCAATCCCTTCCGATTTCAAGAAGGATCTTCCGAACTTCGGCAAGGGACAAGCCGTCGTGAAAGCTCCGGACGTCGAAGCCGTTGAAGTGAAAGGGCTCCCGTACTGTGTTACCCGACACGGCAACTGACGAGACGGGCGTGTGGGACGTTGTCTGTATGTGTATTTCGGCATGATACGTCCCGGAATGCTGGGTCACGCGATCCGATCACGTACGCTGAGCGGCCGGAGTTCTCGTAAACTCTGATTCACACATACATCACTCTACTCTGTCGAATAGCTATGTTGGTTGAGATGGTCGAAATCTGAGTCGGGTTATCAACCGCTAAACCTGACGATCTCAAGATCGGTATCGTCTCACCGAGACTCGGAGACCGCTCTTCAACGGAGCAGTTTATTCAATTTCTCTCTACTGTTGTGAGAACCGTTGACTATTCACGTGCTGAGTGATGGCGGTAGCGTATGGCGATTGACCGTGTGACGGTGTCACTTGATAAGGACGCGAAAGAGGCGCTTGACGATCTCACTGAACGGACGGGCCACGGGCAAAGCGAGTTGTTGCGTCGTGCGTTGATGTTCTACGCGGCTAATTACCAAGCTGCAACGACTGACGCGGGGACGAAGCTCGGAGATTATCACAAAATGCTGTCGGGCGGTGAACACGTGCTTCTCGACGTCGATTTCCTCCACTGCTTCCTCGATTACGTGTCTGACAGCGGCGATGAACCCGATCCTGAGTTCTTAGCGAAAGCGGATCAGGTCTCCGAGTATCACGCTCACGAGTACGACGGCGAATTTGAAACACTCGATGAGCTTCTGGAGTGGCTCTCGCTGTGCGGGTTTTTGAGCGTCCGCCGGAGTGATGACGACCGGTATCACGTCGTGTTCCCGTCTGACCAGATCCGGTGGTTTATGACTCGGTTTATCGAGCGGAGCGCGGCGAATCTCCCCTTCGATCTCGTTATCGAGGAGGGGCTCACGAAGGTGCTGATAACTGAGACGAGACCGGACGATTGAGCGCAATCAGCACTCGGTAAACTGATGTCTTCAAGTTATATGTGGATTTCATACTGGCTCATACGGTGGCACCGCACTGACGTATTGTGTGTGAATTCCTAACAATCACATATATATAGCGAGGTACAGATGTAATTCGTAGCCATGTCGAATGATAACACGTTTACGGAGCGGCTCAAACGGCGTCGGTTCGTTCGTCTGAGCGGAGCTACCGGAGTTGCCGCCCTAGCGGGGTGTAGCAGTCAGGAAGACCTCCAGGGCGACGGTGGTGACGGCGGCGACGAGTCCTCCGACGGGTCCGACGGGTCTGACTCGGACGACGGGTCCGACTCGGACGACGGCGAGGACGGTGGGTCGGGCGACAGCGACCCGATCGGTGTCGGTGTCGTGATCCCGTTCAGTGGTGACCTGAGTGACTTCGGGGAACCGATGCTGAACGGCCTCGAAATGGCGCAAGAAGACATCAACGCCGCCGGTGGGCCGCTCGGAAGAGAGATCGAACTGTTCGACGAGGACTCGGAAACCAATTCGACTGCGGGGGTCAACGCGGCAAACTCCCTCGTGAACACGCAGGGCGTCTCGGGGCTGATCGGGGCGGTTTCGAGCGGCGTGACGATCAGTATCGCCCAGTCGGTGACGATTTCGGAAGAGATCCTACACATCACGTCCGCGTCGTCGTCGCCGACGATCAGCACGCTGGACGATAACGATCTCGTGTTCCGGACGCGGACGAACGACCGGTTCGTCGCGCAGGTCATGGCGCAGATCATCGAGGACGAAGGCGCCGACTCCGCGGCCGTCCTATACATTAACAACGACTTCGGAGCCGCTCTCGCCGAGACGTTCGAGGAAACGTTCAGCGGGACGACGACGGCCACCGTCGGGTACGAGTCCGGCCAGTCCTCGTACCAGCAGGCGCTGTCCGAACTGTACGCCGACGGTCCGGAGTTCGTCGCGTACGCCGGGTACCCGGAGAGCGGGACCACGATTCTAAACCAGTGGAACGAGGAAGGGTACGGCGGCAACTGGGTGCTCCACACGAGCCTCCTCTCGCAGGACTTCCTCAGTAACGTCGGTGCGGATATCCTCAACGATATGTACGGTGTGCGGACGCTCCCGCCGACCGGTGACGCGACGAGCAGTTTCGAGGGGGATTACGCCGACGCGTATCCGGACGCCGACCTGTTCTCGCCGTACTCGTGGAACTCGTACGACGCGCTCGTCTCCTACGCGCTCGCGGTTCATCACGCCGGGACGACCGATCCCAACACGGTCAAGGAAAGCATGCGACCGGTCTCGAATCCCGACGGCGAGGGCGTGAGTTACGGAGCAGTGGGCGACGGGTTCGGTCTTATCGATGACGGGACGGCCATCGATTACTCGGGGCCGAGCGGCCAGGTGAACTACGACGATAACGGCGATGTCGCCAGTGACATGGTTATCGTCCAAGTCGAGGACGGCGAGTTCGTCGATCAGGAAACCATCCCGGCCAGTGACTTGATCTAACCGATTTTGCACCCCGTAGCTGTAGTACGGGACGCCCGCGCTTTATCAGCAACTCAATCATGATTAGCAGCCACACTCAACGGGTGTATAGACCTCTCAGCGGAGGGGGAGCCGATGACTAGCAGCGATATCCGAGTCGGCGTCGATATCGGTGGGACGTTCACGGACCTCGTCACGATCACGGACGGAACGCTCGACGTCACGAAGACGTCTTCGACGCCTACGGCTCCGGAAGACGGCGTCACGGATGGCCTCGAAAAAACGAACGAGAAGGCCGGCCTACAGTTCGGCGATGTCGACTTTTTCGCGCACGGAACAACGGTCGCAACGAACGCGGTGCTTGAAGAAGACTGGGCTGAAACTGCGCTAGTCACGAGTGACGGGTTCCGTGACGTGCTCGAAATCGGGCGGCAGGCGCGCCCCGACATCTATGATTTCCAAACGGAGAAACCGCCGGCTGTCGTCCCGCGGAATCACCGGTACGAAGTTCCGGAACGGTTAGACGAGCGAGGCGACGTTTCGATACCGCTCGACGAAGCGGCCGCTCGTGACGTTGCGGAACGGCTCGTGGATGCGGACGTTTCGAGCGTTGCGGTTAGCCTCCTGTTTTCGTACGAGAACGACTCGCATGAGCGTCGCATCAGAGAGATACTGGAAGAAGAGGGCGTCGACGCGTCGTTCTCGCTGTCGAGTGAGGTGCTGCCCGAGATCCGGGAATACGAGCGGACGCTGACGACGGCGCTCAACGCGGCGCTGAAACCGGTGATAGACCAGTACCTTGGAAACCTCGAAGCCGAGATCGCCGACTTCGGGATCCGTCCCGAGCTTAAGATCATGCAGTCGAACGGCGGTATCATCACCGCTGACATCGCGCGGACGCGACCGGTCAACACGCTGCTTTCGGGCCCGGCGGCCGGTGTACAGGGGGCGAGTTATGTGGCCGGGCTCGCCGATATCGAGAACCTGATCACCATGGACATGGGCGGGACGTCGTGTGACGTGTCACTCGTCGAGGGCGGCGACCCGATGGTCGCCACCGACGTCGAGGTCGGCGACTACCCGGTCAACGTGCCGATGATCGATATTCATACTGTCGGCGCCGGGGGCGGATCGATCGCGTGGATCGACGACGGTGACGCGCTCCGTGTCGGGCCGCGATCCGCGGGCGCCGAACCCGGCCCGATCTGTTACGGTCGCGGCGGCACCAGCCCGACGATCACGGACGCGCAACTCCTCTTGGGACGGTTGAACCCCGATGCGTTCCTCTCAGACGAGTTGTCGGTCGATGTGAATCGCGTCGAGGAGATATTCAAACGGGAGATCGCTGACCCGCTCGGGAAGTCGATCGAGGCCGCCGCGCAGGGCGTACTTGACGTCGCAAACGCGAGCATGGAGCGGGCGTTACGCGTCGTGTCGGTCGAACGCGGGTACGACCCGCGGGACTTCGGTCTCGTCGCGTTCGGGGGGGCCGGACCGCTCCACGCGACGACGCTCGCCGCCGAACTCGATATCCCGCGGGTGCTCATCCCGCGGACCGCCGGTGTCCTCTCCGCGCTCGGGCTACTGATCAGCGACATCCTGTACGACTACAGCACCTCCCGCGTTCGGAACTGGGAGGCCGTGGATCCGAGCGATCTCCAGGCGACCTTCGACGAGTTCGTCGCCCGAGGCCGCGAACAGTTGGAAAACGAGAACCTGTCGGAGTCACAGATGCGGTTCGAACGATCAGTTGACCTGCGGTACACCGGGCAGGCCTTCGAACTGTCCGTCCCCGTTCCGGACGGAAAAGTGGATTCACAGACCAAAGCCACGATCCGAGACCGGTTCAACGCCAAGCATCGACAGCGCTACGGGCACGCCTACGACGACGAACCGATCGAGTTAGTGACGCTCCGAACCCGCGCCCGCGGTGTCGTTCAAACGCCGAGTCTCCGGCACGACACGGACACCGGGAACGTTGCGGACGCCATCGCCGAGGAGCGGCCGGTTCACTTCGACGGCGATGTGTACGACACACGCGTGTACCGGCGAGAGCAGCTACCGGCCGATGCCGGTTTCACCGGACCGGCGATCGTGGAGGGCACAGAGAGCACGGTCGTCGTCCGTCCGGAGCAATCCGTCGAGGTAGACGAGTACGGCAGCCTCATCGTGGAGGTCCGATCATGAGTGACACCCAAAATATCGATCCCGTAACGCTCGAAGTGACGCGGAACGCGGCCGCGGCGGTCTGCGAGGAAATGAACGCGAACCTGATTCGAACAGGGTACTCGCCGAATATCAAGGAACGGCGCGACTGCTCGTGCGCCCTGTTCGACGCGGACGCCGAAATGATCGCGCAGGCGGAGAACATGCCCGTCCACCTCGGTTCGATGCCGTTCTCGGTTCGGGCCGCAATCGACCGGTTCCCCCGCGAGTCGCTACACCCCGGTGACGCGATACTGCTTAACGACCCGTTTTACGGCGGGGCGCATCTCCCGGACCTCACCCTCGTCACGCCGGCGTATCACGACGGCGAGCTCATCGCGTTCACCGCGAACCGGGCGCACCACGCGGATGTCGGCGGGTCACACGCAGGGAGCGTGTCCGCGGATTCGACCGAGATCTACCAGGAAGGGCTCAGGATCCCGCCGGTGAAGCTCTTCGAAAGAGGTGACCCGAACGACGCCGTCTTCGACATGATCCTCTCGAACGTCCGAACGCCTGACGAACGCCGCGGCGATCTCCGAGCGCAGGAAGCCGCGAACGAGACCGGCCGGCGCCGATTCGGCGAACTCGCCGACCGGTACGGGGCCGACAAGCTAGGCGTCGCGTTGGAGGAAATCAAGAATTACTCCGAACGCCGCATGCGGTCAGAGATCGATTCGCTGCCGGACGGCCGGTACTCCTTCGCAGACGTGCTTGACGACGACGGCGCCGGAAACGTTGATCTCCCCATCGAAGTCACGCTGACGATCGACGGCGAGGAGATACTCGTCGATTTCACCGGCACCGCGGATCAGACCGCTGGCCCGGTGAACGCAGTGTTCGCCGTGACCGCGTCGGCGACGTACTACGCGGTTCGCTGCGTGACCGACCCAGATATTCCCCCAAACCATGGGTGTTACCAGCCGATCACGATCGAAGCCCCCGAAAAGAGTATCGTGAATCCGGACCCGCCCGCGGCCGTCGTCGGCGGAAATCTGGAGACGTCACAACGCGTGACGGACGTCGTGTTAGGCGCGTTCGCCGAAGTCGTCCCCGAGAGCGTCGTCGCGGGCTCTCAAGGCACGATGAACAACGTCACGTTCGGCGGGGAAGATCCCCGGTCGGACGAACCGTACGCGTTCTACGAGACGCAAGGCGGCGGGTTCGGTGGGCGCGCCGGGAAAGACGGGTTAGACGGCGTACACGTCCACATGTCGAACACGATGAACACGCCGGCAGAGGTGCTCGAAACCGCCTACCCGCTCCGCGTCGCCCGGTACGAACTCCGCGAGGACTCGGGCGGTGCGGGCGAGTTCCGCGGCGGACTCGGGCTGCGTCGTGACATCACCGTCAGGGACCACACGGCGACGTTCAGCCTCCTCGCCGACCGGCAAACCCACCGTCCGTACGGACTGTTGGGCGGCACCGACGGGGAATCCGGAAGCGCCGTTCGCATCGACCCCGACGGCGGTACCGAGCGGCTGCCGCAGAAATCCACCCACACGCTCCGTCCGGAAACGACGGTGAGTATCCGGACGCCCGGAGCCGGCGGGTACGGCGATCCGACCGACCGGTCGAAGACCGCGATCGAACGGGACCTTCGCACGGAGAAACTCTCGACCGAACGGGCCCGAGACGCGTACGGTGACGCAGTGATTGACGAAATCACAGAGTCGGACACTGACTCTCTGCGAAACGATAGACAACCCGATGAATGACTCACACCGACCCCCCGCTCGGCCTGCGAGTCGCACCTCACCTCGCTGTTGTGAGCATGGGATACGTGATGTTCGGGTACGCCGGCGTCCCGGACTTCTACCTGAATCAGTACGACATCGGCTACGCGTCGTTCGGCCTCGTGCTCTCTGCGACGCTGCTTCCGTTCGTCTTGGTGCAGTGGCCGGCGAGCAGACTCGTAGAGCGGACGACGACGACCCGACTGTTAATCGTCGCAACGGGCGTCCAAGCGGCGCTCGCGTTGACCGTGGACTTCGCTCCGACGTTTCCCGCGGTACTCGGCCTCCGGTTTCTGTGGGGAACCGCCGCCGGACTGGTTCTCAGTGTCGGTGCCACGCACGTCGCTCGCCTCTACAGCGGGGATTCTGCGAGCCGACAACAGGGCGTATACGGCGGAATGCTGACGCTCGGCGGGGCGTTCGGCTTCCTCATCACGCCGCGACTCGTGGCAGCGACGAACGGGATCGGTATCCACGCGCTCGGCACGCTCATTGCGATCCCCGCCGTCGGGATCTTGTATCTCAATCGGACCGACCGACTGACCGGCCCGTCAGAAACGACCTCCGACGCCGCCGACGCGTCGGTACTGACGAACCCGGTCGTGATTCTCGCGTCGGTCTGCTACGTCGCCGCCATCGGGTCGTACCTGACGCTCTCGACGTTCATCACCTCGTACTTCGAGGGCCTCGGAATCCTCGGTCCGCTGAACGCACTTGTTCTCGGGGTCGCAACCCTCGGCCGAGCGGCCGGCGGGAGCGCGGTCGTCGGCTTCTCAGTGACCGACCCGAAACTGATCGCGGGAGCGTCGGCAGTCGCCGTCCTCGGGTTCGGCACGCTCTCCGCAGCGCCTACAGGCCCGCTCCGAGTCGGACTGCCGCTCCTCGTCATGCTCGCCGTCTCTCTCCCCTTCGGCGCGATATACAACGTCGCAGCGGACGCGACTGCCGCGAAAGGCAGCGCGCTGGCGATGGTCATTGCGATCGGCAACCTCGTCGCGCTCGTGTTGCCGGTCGTCACCGGCTCCATCCGAGACGCCACGGGCGGCTACGAGGGCGCGTTTATGTTACTGGTCGGACTGAATACGCTTGCGATCGGTTCAGCGGTCATCATCACACGAACACACCAATGACACCACACTTGCCGCCACGCCAGCGTCGTCCCGCTCACGGAGGTGCGCTCCATGGTTAGTGCGGGCCTGCTAGACGCGACAGTCCAAGGGCTGATCACCGGTGCCATCATTGCCGGCGGGGCACTAGGGCTCTCGCTCATTTACGACATCGCGGAGGTCCCGAACTTCGCACACGGAGACATGATCACGATCGGCGCGTACCTCGCGCTCGTCTTCAACAACCCGGGTGAGATACCGTTTCTCCCGGACTTCGGGTCCGTGCCGTTCGTGCTCGCAGCGGTCATCGGGGTCGCACTGGCCGGCGTCCTCGGCGCGGTGTACGAACTCGCCATCTTCCGGAAGTTCCGCGACAACGACGCGGACCTGATCACCATGGTGATCGTGTCGCTCGGGCTCGCGCTCGTGTTACGGAACGCCGTGTTGTTCCTCGTCGGATCGAAGAACATCCAGTACCAAACACCGCGTGTCATCACCACGAACTTCGATTTCCTCGTCACGCAGGGCGGCCTCACCGTTATCACGAGCCAACGACAGGCCGGTGAACTCGTCACGACCGGCGAGTGGGGGTATCCGTGGTGGCTCGTCGTCGCCGGGGGCCTCGCCGCCGTCGTGGTCGGGTACGCGATCTTCGCGCTCTACCGCCAAGAGGAAGATTTCACGACGGTCTACCTCGTCCCGCCGAAAATCCTGGGTACTGCCGGGAGCGTCGCTACCGTCCTCCTCCTCGGGGTGTTCGCCCGGCTCGGTCCACAAGGGACCGACTACGTCTTCGGCACGCAAATCGGCCTGAACGTCAAGCACATCACGATACTCGCGGTGGTCATCGCGGCGATGTTCGTCCTGAACGTGATCCTAAAAACCACCAAACTGGGGCGCGCGATGCGAGCGACCGCGGACAACATGGACCTCGCGGAAGTGCGCGGCGTCGACGCCGACAGAGTTCAGCTCGTCGTGTGGGTCGTCGCCGCGATGCTCGCCGCGCTCGCCGGGATCCTCATTGGGTGGTTCGCAACGAACCTCACGCCGAACATGGGATTCGCGTTGTTGCTACCCATTTTTGCGGCCGTGATTCTCGGCGGGATCTCCTCGCCGTACGGGGCCGTCGCGGGCGCGATGATCATCGGGCTGAGCATGGACGTCGGCGTGTACCTGATACCCGGCTCGTCGACGTACAGGGTGGC
This window harbors:
- a CDS encoding ATP-binding protein, which translates into the protein MTVNSENFPYYLSNPGIDRETGDVEDGEPAVFRHALVAGSTGKGKTHFTKNVLRQFVSEKRYPIRHHDTGEKEQRRLNLVIIDPENEYWEMREDNDAVVNDDAIQRELRRHNVKHGGVDDLNVFVPQVAGTNAPSTMESRELSIPFEVVRGRPEMLMPYTPTEVTRGAIEDCINAYFSCFDSQGGYPDRSVDRPKYVDFLEFLDEHDYDESRLREENNIAGGTWSAVNRRVDRDTFRQVFDQGTAFLPDVSDTVFREGQVTVIPTSHLNGGKESLTVLSILSYIIENKIDDYQVDPAVRDTPMLVAVDEAHNYLASASSLREEYILRRARVAVKQGRKYKLGLCLITQNPDDVDDDVIKQINTNIFLGLKAEVVDDVPSIPSDFKKDLPNFGKGQAVVKAPDVEAVEVKGLPYCVTRHGN
- a CDS encoding ribbon-helix-helix protein, CopG family, which codes for MAIDRVTVSLDKDAKEALDDLTERTGHGQSELLRRALMFYAANYQAATTDAGTKLGDYHKMLSGGEHVLLDVDFLHCFLDYVSDSGDEPDPEFLAKADQVSEYHAHEYDGEFETLDELLEWLSLCGFLSVRRSDDDRYHVVFPSDQIRWFMTRFIERSAANLPFDLVIEEGLTKVLITETRPDD
- a CDS encoding ABC transporter substrate-binding protein; the encoded protein is MSNDNTFTERLKRRRFVRLSGATGVAALAGCSSQEDLQGDGGDGGDESSDGSDGSDSDDGSDSDDGEDGGSGDSDPIGVGVVIPFSGDLSDFGEPMLNGLEMAQEDINAAGGPLGREIELFDEDSETNSTAGVNAANSLVNTQGVSGLIGAVSSGVTISIAQSVTISEEILHITSASSSPTISTLDDNDLVFRTRTNDRFVAQVMAQIIEDEGADSAAVLYINNDFGAALAETFEETFSGTTTATVGYESGQSSYQQALSELYADGPEFVAYAGYPESGTTILNQWNEEGYGGNWVLHTSLLSQDFLSNVGADILNDMYGVRTLPPTGDATSSFEGDYADAYPDADLFSPYSWNSYDALVSYALAVHHAGTTDPNTVKESMRPVSNPDGEGVSYGAVGDGFGLIDDGTAIDYSGPSGQVNYDDNGDVASDMVIVQVEDGEFVDQETIPASDLI
- a CDS encoding hydantoinase/oxoprolinase family protein is translated as MTSSDIRVGVDIGGTFTDLVTITDGTLDVTKTSSTPTAPEDGVTDGLEKTNEKAGLQFGDVDFFAHGTTVATNAVLEEDWAETALVTSDGFRDVLEIGRQARPDIYDFQTEKPPAVVPRNHRYEVPERLDERGDVSIPLDEAAARDVAERLVDADVSSVAVSLLFSYENDSHERRIREILEEEGVDASFSLSSEVLPEIREYERTLTTALNAALKPVIDQYLGNLEAEIADFGIRPELKIMQSNGGIITADIARTRPVNTLLSGPAAGVQGASYVAGLADIENLITMDMGGTSCDVSLVEGGDPMVATDVEVGDYPVNVPMIDIHTVGAGGGSIAWIDDGDALRVGPRSAGAEPGPICYGRGGTSPTITDAQLLLGRLNPDAFLSDELSVDVNRVEEIFKREIADPLGKSIEAAAQGVLDVANASMERALRVVSVERGYDPRDFGLVAFGGAGPLHATTLAAELDIPRVLIPRTAGVLSALGLLISDILYDYSTSRVRNWEAVDPSDLQATFDEFVARGREQLENENLSESQMRFERSVDLRYTGQAFELSVPVPDGKVDSQTKATIRDRFNAKHRQRYGHAYDDEPIELVTLRTRARGVVQTPSLRHDTDTGNVADAIAEERPVHFDGDVYDTRVYRREQLPADAGFTGPAIVEGTESTVVVRPEQSVEVDEYGSLIVEVRS
- a CDS encoding hydantoinase B/oxoprolinase family protein gives rise to the protein MSDTQNIDPVTLEVTRNAAAAVCEEMNANLIRTGYSPNIKERRDCSCALFDADAEMIAQAENMPVHLGSMPFSVRAAIDRFPRESLHPGDAILLNDPFYGGAHLPDLTLVTPAYHDGELIAFTANRAHHADVGGSHAGSVSADSTEIYQEGLRIPPVKLFERGDPNDAVFDMILSNVRTPDERRGDLRAQEAANETGRRRFGELADRYGADKLGVALEEIKNYSERRMRSEIDSLPDGRYSFADVLDDDGAGNVDLPIEVTLTIDGEEILVDFTGTADQTAGPVNAVFAVTASATYYAVRCVTDPDIPPNHGCYQPITIEAPEKSIVNPDPPAAVVGGNLETSQRVTDVVLGAFAEVVPESVVAGSQGTMNNVTFGGEDPRSDEPYAFYETQGGGFGGRAGKDGLDGVHVHMSNTMNTPAEVLETAYPLRVARYELREDSGGAGEFRGGLGLRRDITVRDHTATFSLLADRQTHRPYGLLGGTDGESGSAVRIDPDGGTERLPQKSTHTLRPETTVSIRTPGAGGYGDPTDRSKTAIERDLRTEKLSTERARDAYGDAVIDEITESDTDSLRNDRQPDE
- a CDS encoding nitrate/nitrite transporter encodes the protein MTHTDPPLGLRVAPHLAVVSMGYVMFGYAGVPDFYLNQYDIGYASFGLVLSATLLPFVLVQWPASRLVERTTTTRLLIVATGVQAALALTVDFAPTFPAVLGLRFLWGTAAGLVLSVGATHVARLYSGDSASRQQGVYGGMLTLGGAFGFLITPRLVAATNGIGIHALGTLIAIPAVGILYLNRTDRLTGPSETTSDAADASVLTNPVVILASVCYVAAIGSYLTLSTFITSYFEGLGILGPLNALVLGVATLGRAAGGSAVVGFSVTDPKLIAGASAVAVLGFGTLSAAPTGPLRVGLPLLVMLAVSLPFGAIYNVAADATAAKGSALAMVIAIGNLVALVLPVVTGSIRDATGGYEGAFMLLVGLNTLAIGSAVIITRTHQ
- a CDS encoding branched-chain amino acid ABC transporter permease, with protein sequence MVSAGLLDATVQGLITGAIIAGGALGLSLIYDIAEVPNFAHGDMITIGAYLALVFNNPGEIPFLPDFGSVPFVLAAVIGVALAGVLGAVYELAIFRKFRDNDADLITMVIVSLGLALVLRNAVLFLVGSKNIQYQTPRVITTNFDFLVTQGGLTVITSQRQAGELVTTGEWGYPWWLVVAGGLAAVVVGYAIFALYRQEEDFTTVYLVPPKILGTAGSVATVLLLGVFARLGPQGTDYVFGTQIGLNVKHITILAVVIAAMFVLNVILKTTKLGRAMRATADNMDLAEVRGVDADRVQLVVWVVAAMLAALAGILIGWFATNLTPNMGFALLLPIFAAVILGGISSPYGAVAGAMIIGLSMDVGVYLIPGSSTYRVAIAFVILIGVLLVKPEGIWGDV